The Virgibacillus sp. SK37 region ACATCAAGTAGTATTGCTTCCTTACCTGTAGCTATTGATGCAGCTAAAAAAGCTGGGATATCAGAGCGCACGGCTAATTTTGCTCTGCCTTTGGGAGCAGTTTTCAACTCAGATGGTGGCGCATTGCGCATGGGAATCTCCCTTGTATTTGCAGCCAATATTACGAATCTCAGTTTATCACCGACGGATTTCTTCGTTATTGTTCTAATTGGTACGCTACTATCTATTGGAACTGCAGGTGTACCAGCAGCAGGGCTTGTTACATTGTCTGCCGTATTAAGTATGTTTGGTCTTCCTCTGGAGATAGTTGCACTGATTGCTGGTGTTGATGCACTCATTGGCATGGGAGGAACCGCTTCGAATGTGTTAGGTGATATCGTAGGCGCTGCATTTGTGGACCATACCGGAAAAGAAAAAACAGCAACGTAAATCAGGTTCTATTGCACGTTGGGGTGGAAAACTTTATCTCGTGCATTCATAGTAAGAGGGAATTGTAGTGTGAAAATAATCTGCTGGAGTGCAATTTAATCAGCAGCAGAGCGGGATTATCCGCCGGAGTGCAATTTAATCAGCAGCAGAACAGGATTATCCGCCGAAGAGCAATTTAATCAGCAGCAGAACAGGATTATCCGCCGAAGAGCAATTTAATCAGCAGCAGAGTGGGATTATCCGCCGGAGTGCAATTTAATCAGCAGCAGAGCGGGATTATCCGCCGAAGAGCAGATTAATCAGCAGCAGAGTGGGATTATCCGCCGAAGAGCAGATTAATCAGCAGCAAAACGAGATATTACGCCGGAGAGCAATTTAATCAGCAGTGGAGGGAAAGTATTCGCGGGAGACGTTCACAATCTAGCTATAGTGTGTTACCATAAGTTATTTTCCGAAACAGCGATGCACAGTTCTATCAAGTTAGTTTTGCAACACATTAATTATTCCAACATACAGACCCATAAATTAAGTAAAAAAGCTCTTTCTGCCTAGAAAGAGCTTTTTTACTGTTAATATCCAATTACATCATTATTTTTAACTAATAAAGGCTGTAGCACGTGGTGAAGAGCTACTCTTTCTTCCTGGTTTAAAGGAATCATCGGTAAGCGTACATGTTTTTCTTGGAGAATGCCAAGCATGCTTAATGCTTCCTTCACTGGAGAGGGGCTTGGTGCAGCAAATAAAGCCTTCATCATTGGAAGAAGCTCACGATGCATTTCTGCCGCTCCTTTAACATTACCTTGTGTAAAAGCCTGGACCATATCTTGCATTTCATTCCCTAGAATATGGGATGCAACGGAAACAACGCCATTGCCTCCTACAGACATGACAGGAAGTGTCATCCCATCGTCTCCACTGTAAACGGTAAAGGAATCGGCTGTGCGCTTGATTATTTCTGACACAGCATCCAAGTCACCACTCGCTTCTTTTACTGAAACAATATTATCTATATCCGAAAGCCGGACGATTGTTTCAACAGACATGTTGACAACGCTTCGACCTGGTATATTATAAAGCATTACCGGCAAGGAAGTATTTTCAGCAATTGCTTTAAAATGCTGATAAAGTCCTTCTTGTGACGGTTTATTGTAATATGGACTTACTAGCATGATGGCATCCACACCAGTTGCCTCTGCTTGTTTCGTAAGCTCAATAGAGCCATAGGTATTATTTGAGCCTGTACCTGCAATTACTGACACTCTCCCGTCCACAACCTCACTAACGAATGAAAACAAGCGTATTTTCTCCTCATTAGTTAACGTTGGCGACTCACCTGTAGTGCCTGCTACTACTAATCCATCTGAACCATTTGCAATTAAATGATTGACCAGCTTTCGTGTAGCTTCAAAATCAATTTCTCCCTGAGGAGTGAATGGGGTTACCATTGCAGTCAATACCTGACCAAAATTCATGATCCTCACACC contains the following coding sequences:
- the dapA gene encoding 4-hydroxy-tetrahydrodipicolinate synthase, with amino-acid sequence MNFGQVLTAMVTPFTPQGEIDFEATRKLVNHLIANGSDGLVVAGTTGESPTLTNEEKIRLFSFVSEVVDGRVSVIAGTGSNNTYGSIELTKQAEATGVDAIMLVSPYYNKPSQEGLYQHFKAIAENTSLPVMLYNIPGRSVVNMSVETIVRLSDIDNIVSVKEASGDLDAVSEIIKRTADSFTVYSGDDGMTLPVMSVGGNGVVSVASHILGNEMQDMVQAFTQGNVKGAAEMHRELLPMMKALFAAPSPSPVKEALSMLGILQEKHVRLPMIPLNQEERVALHHVLQPLLVKNNDVIGY